One part of the Gossypium raimondii isolate GPD5lz chromosome 1, ASM2569854v1, whole genome shotgun sequence genome encodes these proteins:
- the LOC105783828 gene encoding uncharacterized protein LOC105783828, protein MVKLAEKINMLIKKGVSDLDWRLLFLIIVPLSILLFIALSSTPSIHYFFPLRSFLFTTPSPDVTGMLRQSRMAVCLVGGARRFELTGPSIMERVIKEYPNADLFLHSPMDKNAFKLSLLRTAPRLASVRIFDQKIVPQTAEQVRVLTAANSPNGIQGLLQYFNLVEGCLTMIVSHQKQHNFTYDWIVRTRVDGYWNAPLNPQHFVAGRYTVPSGSVYGGLNDRLGIGDFYTSKAALSRLSLIPKLDSAGYRRLNSESAFKAQLTTQNISYVENRLPFCVVTDRRYRFPPSHMGVPVAALSSPGPLSGAKCRPCTPVCKGRCVVDVMSSLDKRWSWTNWRNGTIELCDAHGGWEDRWEMIFDRVAGKKLAEGRRQVKDLMFEECVADFREMKKKAVNWEAPTPEEICGLGLKITPK, encoded by the exons ATGGTAAAGCTGGCAGAAAAGATTAACATGCTGATCAAGAAAGGGGTTTCGGATCTTGATTGGCGTCTTCTTTTCTTGATAATCGTTCCTCTTTCCATTCTTCTTTTTATTGCTCTATCATCTACACCCTCCATCCATTATTTTTTCCCGCTCCGGTCTTTTCTCTTCACCACTCCATCTCCCGACGTAACTGGTATGTTGCGCCAGTCGAGGATGGCGGTGTGCTTGGTGGGTGGAGCCAGGAGGTTCGAGCTCACTGGACCCTCCATCATGGAGAGGGTTATTAAAGAGTATCCTAATGCTGACCTTTTTTTGCACAGTCCCATGGACAAGAATGCCTTCAAATTATCGCTTCTTAGAACTGCACCAAGGCTGGCTTCGGTGCGAATATTTGATCAGAAAATTGTGCCGCAGACGGCGGAGCAAGTTCGAGTCCTGACGGCCGCCAACTCCCCTAATGGTATCCAG GGACTTCTAcagtattttaatttggttgagGGATGCCTGACAATGATTGTTTCACACCAAAAACAACACAACTTCACCTATGATTGGATCGTCCGCACCAGAGTAGACGGTTACTGGAATGCGCCCTTGAATCCCCAACACTTCGTTGCCGGCCGATACACCGTCCCTTCAGGATCTGTCTACGGTGGCCTTAATGACCGACTTGGCATCGGCGACTTTTACACTTCCAAAGCTGCCCTCTCCCGACTTTCTCTCATCCCCAAACTTGACTCAGCCGGGTACAGGCGTCTCAACTCAGAATCAGCTTTCAAAGCACAACTCACCACCCAAAACATATCCTACGTAGAGAATAGATTACCCTTCTGCGTCGTGACGGATCGGAGGTACCGATTCCCGCCTTCCCATATGGGAGTTCCGGTGGCGGCGTTATCGAGTCCGGGTCCACTGAGTGGGGCCAAATGTAGGCCCTGCACTCCTGTGTGTAAAGGGCGTTGCGTTGTCGATGTGATGTCGTCGCTTGACAAGAGATGGAGCTGGACCAACTGGCGTAACGGGACAATTGAGCTATGCGATGCTCATGGTGGGTGGGAGGATCGATGGGAGATGATCTTCGATAGAGTTGCCGGTAAAAAACTGGCTGAGGGGAGGCGGCAAGTAAAGGATCTGATGTTTGAGGAATGTGTTGCTGATTTtagagaaatgaagaaaaaggcTGTCAACTGGGAGGCACCTACGCCTGAGGAGATCTGTGGACTGGGGTTGAAAATCACACCAAAATGA
- the LOC105783837 gene encoding uncharacterized protein LOC105783837 — protein MERKSETGGGKGKEQSESHQPPHISPMYPVTHNAYGGGLYGTDQGQAKKPENPPASETQSADGPNEAKNEPKHKPPPSSGDRDIDITGQSYIQ, from the coding sequence ATGGAAAGGAAAAGTGAAACAGGaggaggaaaaggaaaagagcaGAGTGAGAGTCATCAGCCTCCTCATATTTCACCCATGTATCCAGTGACACACAATGCTTATGGTGGCGGATTGTACGGAACCGATCAGGGACAGGCGAAGAAACCTGAAAACCCGCCCGCCAGTGAGACCCAAAGTGCTGATGGGCCCAATGAAGCCAAGAACGAGCCCAAGCACAAACCCCCTCCATCATCCGGTGATCGAGACATTGATATCACCGGCCAATCTTATATCCAGTAG